Within the Actinomycetota bacterium genome, the region CGTCCTCAAGGACATCCCCCCCGAGGAACTCCCCACCGCCGTGCGCACGGTCGCCGACGGAGGAGCACTGCTCGCTCCGTCCATCACCAGACGCCTCATCGGCCAGTTCGCCAAGCGCCTCGCTGTCGACACCGCCACGTCGGGCCGCTTGGAACGGCTGACCGACCGGGAGCGTGAGGTACTGGCTGCGATCGCGCGTGGGTCGAGCAACGCTGAGATCTCGGACGAGCTCTTCATCGGAGCCGCGACCGTGAAGTCGCACGTGTCGAGCATCCTCACCAAGCTCGGCCTGCGCGACCGCGCCCAGATGGTGGTCTTCGCCTACGAGAGCGGGCTCGTCGAGGCCGGCGAGCGCGACATCGGTCACTGAGAGGTTGGCCCCGCCGGCTCACGGGAGAGGACGGCGGCCGCCCGGCCAAGCCATTGACCGTCAGGATCACAATCTGATTCGCCCGCGAGCATCATCCCTGCTGCGTGGGCTGGAGGAGCGATGACCTGCGGTTCGTCTGAACCGTTGGTAACCCCGGTGACCGCTGCTGCCCCTACTCGACCGTTGCGGCACGGACCCAGCGCGGACCGAGCGCGAAGATCCACCAGCTTTCCCCCTGTACGACGGTGTCGCTCCGCGGGCACTGCGCGGCGGCGTGCGGGCTTGCGGGCGGAGGGTGCGCTGTCCACGATGGGGACCGTG harbors:
- a CDS encoding response regulator transcription factor, which produces MSIRVAVVDDQALVRGGFAMVLGIHDDIEVVAEAGTGLEAIEVARRHRPDVILMDIRMPDMDGLEATSRILAEADWGVRVLILTTFDPDEYVYRALRAGASGFVLKDIPPEELPTAVRTVADGGALLAPSITRRLIGQFAKRLAVDTATSGRLERLTDREREVLAAIARGSSNAEISDELFIGAATVKSHVSSILTKLGLRDRAQMVVFAYESGLVEAGERDIGH